A part of Mycolicibacterium sp. TUM20985 genomic DNA contains:
- a CDS encoding glycoside hydrolase family 13 protein, with the protein MAPVDSWWQTAVVYQVYIRSFADGNGDGVGDVAGLRDRLPYLARLGVDAIWINPWYPSPMADAGYDVSDYRDIEPVYGTLPEADRLIAEAHEAGLHVILDIVPNHSSDHHAWFIAALADEPGARDRYNFRSGRGTDGAQPPNDWQSVFGGPAWTRVADGQWYLHLFAPGQPDFNWDNPDVRAEFEDVLAFWFDKGVDGFRIDVAHGLVKAEGLPDGGTGDDAAPTLVQQTAAHPAWDQDGVHEIYRGWRAVANRYAPERIFIAEAWVPSNDRLARYLRPDELHTAFQFDFLRAPWRADVLHQVVDDAITVAATVGAPPTWVLSNHDVTRTVTRYSRSQPDHLVETDWERARWDEESADYQVGRRRARAAALIQLALPGTAYVYQGEELGLEEVEDLPDEVRQDPIWVQSGYTDVGRDGCRVPLPWSNVVAPYGFSPDAAVDTWLPQPPHWSSHTAEAQDGDPDSTLNLYRAALAERPTRWVDAGDVEWIATAPEVVAFRRGDSQCWVNTGEAPAALPSGARVILASESGTETHLPADAAAWLVTSPN; encoded by the coding sequence GTGGCGCCCGTCGATTCCTGGTGGCAGACCGCCGTCGTCTACCAGGTCTACATCCGCAGCTTCGCCGACGGCAACGGTGACGGCGTCGGCGACGTGGCCGGCCTGCGCGACCGGCTGCCGTACCTGGCCCGCCTTGGCGTCGACGCCATCTGGATCAATCCCTGGTACCCGTCGCCGATGGCCGACGCCGGATACGACGTCTCGGACTACCGGGACATCGAACCGGTCTACGGCACGCTGCCCGAGGCCGACCGGCTGATCGCCGAAGCGCACGAGGCGGGCCTCCACGTGATCCTCGACATCGTGCCCAATCACAGCTCCGACCATCACGCCTGGTTCATCGCGGCGCTGGCGGACGAGCCGGGCGCACGCGACCGCTACAACTTCCGTTCCGGCCGTGGGACGGACGGCGCGCAGCCGCCGAACGACTGGCAGAGCGTCTTCGGCGGGCCTGCCTGGACCAGGGTCGCCGACGGTCAGTGGTACCTGCATCTGTTCGCTCCCGGCCAGCCGGACTTCAATTGGGACAACCCCGACGTCCGTGCCGAATTCGAGGACGTGCTGGCGTTCTGGTTCGACAAGGGCGTCGACGGCTTCCGCATCGACGTCGCGCACGGGTTGGTGAAGGCCGAGGGATTGCCGGACGGCGGCACCGGAGACGACGCCGCGCCGACGCTGGTCCAGCAGACCGCCGCGCACCCCGCGTGGGACCAGGACGGCGTGCACGAGATCTACCGCGGATGGCGCGCAGTCGCGAATCGTTATGCACCAGAACGCATCTTCATCGCCGAGGCGTGGGTGCCCAGCAATGATCGACTGGCCCGATACCTGCGTCCCGACGAGTTGCACACCGCGTTCCAGTTCGACTTCCTTCGGGCACCGTGGCGGGCGGACGTGCTGCACCAGGTCGTCGACGACGCCATCACCGTCGCCGCGACCGTTGGAGCTCCGCCGACGTGGGTGTTGTCGAACCACGATGTCACCAGGACCGTCACCCGCTACTCCCGCTCGCAGCCCGACCATCTCGTCGAGACCGACTGGGAGCGGGCGCGGTGGGACGAGGAGTCCGCCGACTACCAGGTGGGCCGCCGCCGGGCCAGGGCGGCGGCGCTCATTCAATTGGCGCTCCCCGGAACGGCGTACGTCTACCAGGGCGAGGAGCTCGGCCTCGAGGAGGTCGAGGATCTTCCGGACGAGGTGCGTCAGGACCCGATCTGGGTGCAGTCCGGTTACACCGACGTAGGCCGCGACGGCTGCCGGGTTCCGCTCCCGTGGTCGAATGTCGTGGCGCCGTACGGGTTCTCACCCGATGCCGCTGTGGACACGTGGCTGCCGCAGCCGCCGCACTGGTCCTCGCATACCGCCGAGGCGCAGGATGGTGACCCGGACTCGACGCTCAACCTCTACCGGGCGGCGCTCGCGGAGCGCCCGACGCGGTGGGTGGACGCCGGCGACGTGGAGTGGATCGCGACCGCGCCGGAGGTGGTCGCGTTCCGACGTGGAGACTCACAGTGCTGGGTCAACACGGGCGAGGCGCCCGCGGCCCTACCTTCCGGGGCGCGGGTGATCCTGGCGTCGGAGTCGGGTACCGAGACGCACCTTCCCGCTGATGCCGCGGCGTGGCTGGTGACGTCGCCGAACTAG
- the rplJ gene encoding 50S ribosomal protein L10 codes for MAKAEKATAVADIAEQFKESTATVVTEYRGLTVANLADLRKSLGGSATYSVAKNTLVKRAASEAGVTGLDELFTGPTAIAFIKGEPVDAAKAIKTFAKDNKALIIKGGYMDGKALSVDEVNRIADLESREVLLAKLAGAMKAKTSQAAALFAAPAAQVARLVFALQEKREAAEGAPAAPAADAADAEPEVEAPTDAVAEAPADA; via the coding sequence ATGGCCAAAGCTGAAAAGGCCACCGCCGTTGCCGACATCGCCGAGCAGTTCAAGGAGTCGACCGCCACGGTCGTCACCGAGTATCGCGGGCTCACCGTGGCCAACCTTGCGGATCTGCGCAAGTCCCTCGGAGGCTCCGCGACCTACTCGGTCGCCAAGAACACCCTGGTGAAGCGTGCCGCGTCCGAGGCAGGTGTGACGGGTCTCGACGAACTGTTCACCGGTCCGACCGCCATCGCGTTCATCAAGGGTGAGCCCGTCGATGCCGCCAAGGCAATCAAGACGTTCGCCAAGGACAACAAGGCCCTCATCATCAAGGGCGGCTACATGGACGGCAAGGCGCTGTCCGTGGACGAGGTCAACCGCATCGCGGACCTCGAGTCGCGCGAGGTGCTGCTGGCCAAGCTGGCCGGTGCGATGAAGGCCAAGACCAGCCAGGCTGCGGCGCTGTTCGCCGCCCCGGCAGCGCAGGTCGCCCGCCTCGTCTTCGCACTGCAGGAGAAGCGGGAGGCCGCCGAAGGCGCTCCCGCCGCTCCGGCAGCCGACGCCGCAGATGCAGAACCAGAAGTAGAAGCACCGACGGACGCCGTGGCCGAGGCCCCGGCCGACGCCTGA
- a CDS encoding carbohydrate ABC transporter permease, with product MNSAKSTRRWTIAGIVIVLYSFFPLLWMISLAFKPPSDIVSGTPQFLPSTFTLDNFAQIFSNPLFTRALINSIGIAVIATLISVVIAMFAAYAIARLEFRGKKLLLSLALGIAMFPQAALVGPLFDMWRGLGIYDTWLGLIIPYLTFALPLSIWTMSAFFRQIPWEMEHAAQVDGATAWQAFRKVIVPLAAPGVFTTAILTFFFCWNDFLFAISLTSTDSARTVPAALAFFQGASYFESPVPYIMAASVIVTIPVVILVLVFQRRIVAGLTSGAVKG from the coding sequence GTGAACAGCGCCAAGAGCACCCGCCGGTGGACCATCGCCGGCATCGTCATCGTCCTCTACAGCTTCTTCCCGCTGTTGTGGATGATCAGCCTGGCCTTCAAGCCGCCGTCGGACATCGTCTCGGGCACTCCGCAGTTCCTGCCGAGCACGTTCACGCTGGACAACTTCGCCCAGATCTTCAGCAACCCGCTATTCACCCGCGCCCTGATCAACTCGATCGGCATCGCGGTGATCGCCACGCTCATCTCGGTCGTCATTGCGATGTTCGCGGCGTATGCCATTGCGCGACTGGAGTTCCGGGGCAAGAAGCTGTTGTTGTCGCTGGCGTTGGGCATCGCGATGTTCCCGCAGGCGGCCCTGGTCGGCCCCCTGTTCGACATGTGGCGCGGACTAGGCATCTACGACACCTGGCTCGGGTTGATCATCCCCTACCTGACCTTCGCCCTGCCGCTGTCGATCTGGACCATGTCGGCGTTCTTCCGGCAGATCCCGTGGGAGATGGAACACGCCGCCCAGGTCGACGGCGCTACCGCATGGCAGGCGTTCCGCAAGGTGATCGTGCCGTTGGCGGCGCCAGGGGTGTTCACCACCGCGATCTTGACGTTCTTCTTCTGCTGGAACGACTTCCTGTTCGCCATCTCGCTGACGTCGACCGACAGCGCACGTACCGTGCCTGCGGCGTTGGCGTTCTTCCAGGGCGCCTCGTACTTCGAGTCACCGGTGCCCTACATCATGGCCGCGTCGGTGATCGTCACCATCCCGGTCGTCATCCTCGTCCTCGTCTTCCAACGCCGCATCGTCGCCGGGCTCACCTCCGGCGCAGTGAAGGGATAA
- a CDS encoding carbohydrate ABC transporter permease: MTAVQTPPVEKQPEKAAVSARVRGERRLGLYLTLPSYIVMLLVTAYPLGYALVLSLYNFRLTDPDGRSFVGLTNFGVILTDPVWWNDFVTTLAITIATVAVELVLGFWFAFVMLRIIRGRGPLRTAILIPYGIVTVVSAFIWRYAFAIDSGFVNQWINLVDFDWFGGRWSAIFVICLSEIWKTTPFISLLLLAGLVQVPEEMQEAAKVDGATAWQRLRKITLPNMKAAIMVALLFRTLDAWRIFDNPYVMTAGANNTETISFLAYRQNVTLVNLGMGSAVSVLLFLTVVAIAWIFIKVFKTNLSQVRGDQ; this comes from the coding sequence GTGACCGCGGTGCAGACTCCACCCGTCGAGAAGCAACCGGAGAAGGCGGCCGTCAGTGCCCGGGTCCGCGGCGAGCGTCGGCTCGGTCTCTACCTGACCCTGCCGTCGTACATCGTGATGCTGCTCGTCACCGCCTACCCCCTGGGTTACGCACTGGTGTTGTCGCTGTACAACTTCCGGTTGACCGACCCCGACGGACGCAGTTTCGTCGGGCTGACCAACTTCGGCGTCATCCTGACCGACCCGGTGTGGTGGAACGACTTCGTGACCACCTTGGCGATCACCATCGCCACCGTCGCAGTCGAACTCGTCCTCGGCTTCTGGTTCGCGTTCGTGATGCTGCGCATCATCCGCGGCCGCGGTCCGCTGCGTACCGCGATCCTGATTCCCTACGGGATCGTGACGGTGGTGTCGGCGTTCATCTGGCGCTACGCATTCGCCATCGACTCGGGGTTCGTCAACCAGTGGATCAACCTCGTGGACTTCGACTGGTTCGGCGGTCGTTGGTCGGCGATCTTCGTGATCTGCCTGTCCGAGATATGGAAGACGACGCCGTTCATCTCGCTGCTCCTGCTCGCCGGTCTTGTCCAGGTTCCCGAGGAGATGCAGGAGGCGGCCAAGGTCGACGGGGCGACGGCATGGCAGCGCTTGCGCAAGATCACGCTGCCGAACATGAAGGCCGCCATCATGGTGGCGCTGCTGTTCCGCACGCTCGACGCCTGGCGCATCTTCGACAACCCCTACGTGATGACGGCCGGTGCCAACAACACCGAGACCATCTCCTTCCTGGCCTACCGGCAGAACGTCACGCTGGTGAATCTCGGGATGGGGTCGGCGGTTTCGGTGCTGCTATTCCTCACCGTGGTGGCCATCGCGTGGATCTTCATCAAGGTGTTCAAGACCAACCTGTCACAAGTCAGGGGTGACCAGTGA
- a CDS encoding ABC transporter ATP-binding protein, whose translation MAAITMRNIVKKYDDGFPAVNDVSIDVADGEFMILVGPSGCGKSTLLRMIVGLEDITSGDMIIGDTRVNDKAPRDRNLAMVFQNYALYPHLTVFENIAFPLRLSGKYSDEEIRKLVTDAADTLELGEHLDRKPANLSGGQRQRVAMGRAIVRQADAFLFDEPLSNLDAKLRGQMRTEILRLQRRLGVTTVYVTHDQTEAMTLGDRVAVLKKGVLQQIASPRELYDQPVNLFVAGFIGSPPMNFVPAHVNGNEVELPFATIPLRDEWRESLEDDKVYIAGIRPGAFEDAEFVDESKKSRGVTFDVTIDVMEWLGNEQYAFVPFEATAEISSQLAELASELDSEHMRTQICVELDPLSRVRAGDQATLWLDAERIHLFDPASGDNLTRVSDTSGRHAAPAAG comes from the coding sequence ATGGCAGCAATCACCATGCGCAACATCGTCAAGAAGTACGACGACGGCTTCCCCGCCGTCAACGACGTCAGCATCGACGTCGCCGACGGCGAGTTCATGATCCTCGTCGGCCCGTCGGGCTGCGGGAAGTCCACCCTGCTGCGGATGATCGTCGGGCTGGAGGACATCACCTCCGGCGACATGATCATCGGCGACACCCGGGTCAACGACAAGGCCCCTCGCGACCGCAACCTGGCGATGGTGTTCCAGAACTATGCCCTCTACCCACACCTGACGGTCTTCGAGAACATCGCCTTTCCACTTCGGCTGTCCGGCAAGTACTCCGATGAGGAGATCCGCAAACTCGTCACCGACGCCGCCGACACGCTCGAGCTGGGTGAACACCTCGATCGCAAGCCGGCCAACCTCTCCGGCGGGCAGCGTCAGCGGGTGGCGATGGGCCGCGCGATCGTGCGCCAAGCCGACGCGTTCCTCTTCGATGAGCCGTTGAGCAACCTCGATGCCAAGCTGCGCGGTCAGATGCGCACCGAGATCCTGCGGCTGCAGCGCCGCCTCGGGGTCACCACCGTCTACGTCACCCACGACCAGACCGAAGCCATGACGCTCGGTGATCGGGTCGCGGTGCTGAAGAAGGGCGTGCTGCAACAGATTGCGAGCCCGCGGGAGCTCTACGACCAGCCGGTCAACCTGTTCGTCGCCGGCTTCATCGGGTCACCGCCGATGAACTTCGTGCCCGCGCACGTCAATGGCAACGAGGTCGAGCTCCCGTTCGCCACGATCCCGCTGCGCGACGAGTGGCGCGAGTCGCTCGAGGACGACAAGGTCTACATCGCGGGTATCCGGCCCGGCGCCTTCGAGGACGCCGAGTTCGTGGACGAGAGCAAAAAGTCCCGCGGCGTCACCTTCGACGTCACGATCGACGTGATGGAATGGCTGGGCAACGAGCAGTACGCCTTCGTTCCGTTCGAGGCAACCGCCGAGATCAGTTCGCAGCTGGCCGAACTCGCCAGCGAGCTCGACAGCGAGCACATGCGGACGCAGATCTGCGTCGAGCTGGATCCGCTGAGCCGCGTACGTGCGGGGGATCAGGCAACGCTGTGGCTCGACGCCGAACGAATCCATCTGTTCGACCCGGCGTCCGGTGACAACCTCACCCGGGTGAGCGACACGTCCGGGCGGCACGCCGCCCCCGCCGCGGGCTAG
- the rplL gene encoding 50S ribosomal protein L7/L12: protein MAKLSTEDLLDAFKELTLLELSEFVKAFEETFDVTAAAPVAAAAAPGAAAPAEAAEEQSEFDVILEGAGEKKIGVIKVVREIVSGLGLKEAKDLVDSAPKPLLEKVNKDAAEDAKAKLEAAGAKVTVK, encoded by the coding sequence ATGGCCAAGCTGAGCACTGAAGACCTGCTCGACGCGTTCAAGGAACTGACCCTGTTGGAGCTCTCGGAGTTCGTCAAGGCGTTCGAGGAGACCTTCGACGTCACCGCGGCAGCCCCGGTCGCCGCGGCCGCCGCTCCGGGTGCCGCTGCTCCCGCCGAGGCCGCCGAGGAGCAGTCGGAATTCGACGTCATCCTCGAAGGTGCCGGCGAGAAGAAGATCGGCGTCATCAAGGTCGTCCGTGAGATCGTCTCGGGCCTGGGCCTCAAGGAGGCCAAGGATCTCGTCGACAGCGCCCCCAAGCCGCTGCTCGAGAAGGTCAACAAGGACGCCGCCGAGGATGCCAAGGCCAAGCTCGAGGCCGCCGGCGCCAAGGTCACCGTCAAGTAA
- a CDS encoding extracellular solute-binding protein, translated as MKRIQFARSRRSRAIALASAPLVAATLLTGCGSEGGPPTLTWYILPDNGGSATRAQECADGSGGAYQVRIESLPSTATAQREQMVRRLAAGDTSIDVVSLDVVFTAEFSNAGFLRPYTAEETARLTAGMLPAPVETGMWDDKLFGAPYKSNAQLLWYRKSLAAAAGIDPTSDTFTWDEMLKAAVQQGKKISVQGQRYEGYMVWINALVLSGGGEVLQDVEAGRNAKPALASPAGDKAAEIVGNLARSTAAAPDLSNAAEEQARATFQSEQGMFMLNWPYVLAAARSAAEEGTLAQEVVDDIGWARYPRVSPDRPSAPPLGGANLGVGAYSKHPEQAVALVECINAEAKATKYMLDESEPSPYAASYDDPEIRSEYANADLIRESIAEGGPRPLTPFYTDVAGAVTQTWHPPASVTNETPERTDQFMADVLAGRRLL; from the coding sequence ATGAAACGAATTCAGTTCGCCCGGTCGCGACGGAGTCGGGCAATCGCGCTGGCCAGCGCGCCACTGGTGGCCGCCACGTTGTTGACCGGCTGCGGCAGTGAAGGCGGTCCCCCGACGTTGACGTGGTACATCCTGCCCGACAACGGCGGCTCGGCGACGCGCGCGCAGGAGTGTGCGGACGGCTCCGGCGGCGCGTATCAGGTGCGCATCGAATCGCTGCCGAGCACCGCCACCGCGCAACGCGAGCAGATGGTCCGACGTCTGGCGGCGGGTGACACCTCGATCGACGTCGTGAGCCTGGACGTGGTGTTCACCGCCGAGTTCTCCAACGCCGGCTTCCTGCGCCCTTACACCGCCGAGGAGACCGCGCGCCTCACGGCCGGGATGCTGCCCGCGCCGGTGGAGACCGGGATGTGGGACGACAAGCTCTTCGGCGCGCCGTACAAGTCCAACGCGCAGCTGCTCTGGTACCGCAAGTCGCTGGCCGCGGCGGCCGGAATCGATCCCACCAGCGACACCTTCACGTGGGACGAGATGCTGAAAGCCGCTGTGCAGCAAGGCAAGAAGATCTCGGTTCAGGGTCAGCGGTATGAGGGCTACATGGTCTGGATCAACGCGCTGGTGCTGTCGGGTGGCGGTGAGGTACTCCAAGACGTCGAAGCCGGCCGCAACGCCAAGCCGGCGCTGGCCAGCCCCGCCGGCGACAAGGCCGCCGAGATCGTCGGCAACCTGGCCCGCTCCACCGCCGCGGCACCCGACCTGTCCAACGCCGCGGAGGAACAGGCCCGTGCCACGTTCCAGTCCGAGCAGGGCATGTTCATGCTGAACTGGCCCTACGTGCTTGCGGCCGCGCGCAGCGCCGCAGAGGAGGGCACGCTCGCCCAGGAAGTGGTCGACGACATCGGCTGGGCCCGCTACCCCAGGGTCTCCCCCGACCGGCCCAGCGCCCCGCCGCTCGGTGGAGCCAACCTCGGTGTCGGCGCCTACTCCAAGCACCCCGAGCAGGCGGTCGCCCTCGTCGAGTGCATCAACGCCGAGGCGAAGGCCACCAAGTACATGCTCGACGAAAGCGAGCCTTCGCCGTACGCCGCGTCCTACGACGACCCAGAGATCCGTTCGGAGTACGCCAACGCCGATCTGATCAGGGAATCCATCGCCGAGGGCGGTCCCCGTCCGCTGACGCCGTTCTACACCGACGTCGCGGGCGCGGTCACGCAGACGTGGCACCCGCCGGCATCGGTCACCAACGAAACCCCCGAGAGGACAGACCAATTCATGGCTGACGTGCTGGCGGGGAGGCGACTGCTGTGA
- a CDS encoding ABC transporter ATP-binding protein, with product MGIGIQVEGLTKSFGPQRIWEDVTFDIPHGEVSVLLGPSGTGKSVFLKSLIGLLRPERGKIIVDGTNIIECSAKELYEIRTLFGVMFQDGALFGSMSLYDNTAFPLREHTKKKESEIRQIVMEKLDLVGLTGDETKFPGEISGGMRKRAGLARSLVLDPQIILCDEPDSGLDPVRTAYLSQLLIDINAQIDCTILIVTHNINIARTVPDNMGMLFRKHLVMFGPREVLLTSDEPVVKQFLNGRRIGPIGMSEEKDESTMAEEQALIDAGHHDGGTEEIEGVPPQVNATPGMPERKAVERRQARVREIMHTLPPAAQDAIRKDLDGHNQHKTSSMANTNGNDDATARHRNAAEEEAPTASIPLVKE from the coding sequence GTGGGCATTGGCATTCAGGTTGAGGGACTGACGAAGTCCTTCGGGCCCCAGCGAATTTGGGAAGACGTCACATTCGACATCCCACACGGTGAGGTGAGCGTGCTGCTGGGCCCGTCGGGTACCGGTAAGTCGGTGTTCCTGAAATCGCTGATCGGTCTCCTGCGTCCCGAGCGCGGCAAGATCATCGTCGACGGCACCAACATCATCGAGTGCTCGGCCAAGGAGCTCTACGAGATCCGCACCCTGTTCGGCGTGATGTTCCAGGACGGCGCGCTCTTCGGGTCGATGAGCCTGTACGACAACACGGCGTTCCCGCTTCGTGAGCACACGAAGAAGAAGGAATCCGAGATCCGTCAGATCGTGATGGAGAAGCTCGATTTGGTCGGCCTGACCGGTGACGAGACCAAGTTCCCCGGCGAGATCTCCGGCGGTATGCGCAAGCGCGCCGGGCTGGCCCGCTCGCTGGTGCTGGACCCGCAGATCATCCTCTGCGACGAGCCCGACTCCGGTCTTGACCCCGTCCGTACGGCGTACCTCTCGCAGCTGCTGATCGACATCAACGCCCAGATCGACTGCACCATCCTCATCGTCACGCACAACATCAACATCGCCCGCACGGTGCCCGACAACATGGGCATGCTGTTCCGCAAGCACCTGGTGATGTTCGGTCCGCGCGAGGTGCTCCTGACCTCTGACGAGCCGGTGGTCAAGCAGTTCCTCAATGGTCGCCGCATCGGCCCCATCGGCATGTCCGAGGAAAAGGACGAGTCGACGATGGCCGAGGAGCAGGCGTTGATCGACGCCGGCCACCACGACGGTGGCACCGAGGAGATCGAAGGTGTTCCGCCGCAGGTCAACGCGACCCCCGGGATGCCGGAACGCAAGGCCGTGGAGCGTCGCCAGGCCAGGGTCCGCGAGATCATGCACACCCTGCCGCCGGCCGCGCAGGACGCCATCCGCAAGGACCTCGACGGCCACAACCAGCACAAGACGTCCAGCATGGCCAACACCAACGGCAATGACGACGCCACCGCACGGCATCGCAATGCTGCCGAAGAAGAAGCCCCGACGGCGTCCATCCCGCTCGTCAAGGAGTGA